From Xenopus tropicalis strain Nigerian chromosome 3, UCB_Xtro_10.0, whole genome shotgun sequence, the proteins below share one genomic window:
- the LOC116409726 gene encoding uncharacterized protein LOC116409726, translating into MKIVVTFLLVGLCSYVSSLPLTIPPDPLTSEDAVGVAYMMATALSPLQICSPLDIYWTKKAVVQDLINILKIVNVDMQSLSNTLGKLKYIASNPWIPNAPQVCPTDALFNDLINSQRVDDFIKLAVGLVKDRLNNAGINLGTVLNKLNRKMGGILNLALNLLSTPLSLLKTTNNVATGVSNAASGALNSIPSLVSNPLGLLSNPIGAVNDAINNVANNVLATLPGVLDTANSILSSITNAVPLGGTPGASTVGQFVPGFISGIPGAGNAGQLGLGFLSGIPGAVNAGQLGSGFLSGIPGAVNAGQLGSGFLSGIPGAVNAGQLGSGFLSGIPGAVNAGQLGSGFLSGIPGAVNAGQLGSGFLSGIPGAGNAGQLGSGILSGIPGAGNVGQLGSGPLTGSAGAGITSQLGSGPLSGSAGTGITGQLGSGPLSGSAGTGITSQLGSGPLSGSAGTGITGQLGSGPLSGSAGTGITGQLGSGPLSGSAGAGFTGQLGLGSLSGSAGAGALGQLGIV; encoded by the exons ATGAAGATTGTAGTAACCTTCCTGCTTGTGGGTCTGTGCAGCTATG TCAGCTCACTTCCTTTGACCATACCTCCTGACCCATTGACG TCAGAAGATGCTGTCGGTGTTGCCTACATGATGGCGACAGCATTAAGCCCATTGCAG ATTTGCTCCCCACTTGACATATATTGGACTAAGAAAGCTGTAGTACAGGATCTCATtaatattttg AAAATTGTGAATGTCGACATGCAATCGTTAAGCAATACCTTGGGGAAACTG aAATACATTGCATCAAATCCCTGGATCCCAAATGCACCACAG gtcTGTccaactgatgctttattcaatGACCTAATAAACAGTCAGCGTGTGGATGACTTCATTAAGTTAGCCGTAGGTCTTGTG AAAGACCGTTTAAACAATGCTGGTATCAATCTTGGAACAGTACTCAAcaaactgaatagaaaaatg GGTGGCATTCTTAACTTAGCACTCAACCTGCTTTCTACACCCTTAAGCCTTCTTAAAACTACTAATAATGTTGCTACAGGTGTCAGTAATGCAGCTTCTGGAGCTTTAAATAGCATACCAAGTTTAGTAAGCAATCCCCTAGGTTTATTAAGCAATCCCATAGGAGCTGTCAATGATGCCATAAATAACGTTGCTAACAATGTCCTAGCTACTTTGCCTGGTGTCCTAGATACAGCAAATAGCATTTTAAGCAGTATCACTAATGCAGTACCCCTAGGTGGTACTCCTGGAGCAAGTACTGTTGGTCAGTTTGTACCAGGGTTCATAAGTGGCATTCCTGGAGCAGGCAATGCTGGCCAACTTGGATTAGGGTTTCTTAGTGGCATTCCTGGAGCAGTTAATGCTGGCCAACTTGGATCAGGGTTTCTAAGTGGCATTCCTGGAGCAGTTAATGCTGGCCAGCTTGGATCAGGGTTTCTAAGTGGCATTCCTGGAGCAGTTAATGCTGGCCAACTTGGATCAGGGTTTCTAAGTGGCATTCCTGGAGCAGTTAATGCTGGCCAGCTTGGATCAGGGTTTCTAAGTGGCATTCCTGGAGCAGTTAATGCTGGCCAGCTTGGATCAGGGTTTCTAAGTGGCATTCCTGGAGCAGGCAATGCTGGCCAGCTTGGATCAGGGATTCTAAGTGGCATTCCTGGAGCAGGCAATGTTGGCCAACTTGGATCAGGGCCCCTAACTGGTAGTGCTGGAGCAGGTATTACTAGCCAACTTGGATCAGGGCCCCTAAGTGGTAGTGCTGGAACAGGTATTACTGGCCAACTTGGATCAGGGCCCCTAAGTGGTAGTGCTGGAACAGGTATTACTAGCCAACTTGGATCAGGGCCCCTAAGTGGTAGTGCTGGAACAGGTATTACTGGCCAACTTGGATCAGGGCCCCTAAGTGGTAGTGCTGGAACAGGTATTACTGGCCAACTTGGATCAGGGCCCCTAAGTGGTAGCGCTGGAGCAGGTTTTACTGGCCAACTTGGATTAGGGTCCCTAAGTGGTAGCGCTGGAGCAGGTGCTCTTGGTCAGCTTGGAATAGTTTAG